The following are encoded in a window of Natranaerovirga pectinivora genomic DNA:
- a CDS encoding DUF951 domain-containing protein, with product MNLQIGDIVKLKKSHPCGSFEWEILRTGIDFKIKCLGCNHLVMVPRKKIEKSIKSVVSSEQNLKNS from the coding sequence ATGAACTTACAAATTGGAGATATTGTAAAGCTTAAAAAATCCCATCCTTGTGGAAGTTTTGAGTGGGAAATTCTTCGAACAGGTATAGATTTTAAAATAAAATGCCTAGGTTGTAATCATTTAGTTATGGTACCTAGAAAAAAAATTGAAAAAAGTATAAAATCAGTAGTATCATCAGAACAAAATCTTAAAAACAGTTGA
- the rpsF gene encoding 30S ribosomal protein S6 — protein MNNYELALVINGKVDEEVKTATVEKAKEYIARFGGSLTKVDEWGKRRLAYEIDKVREGFYFFFTFQADAGVPAELERELRITEPVLRFLVTRIEE, from the coding sequence ATGAACAATTACGAATTAGCTTTAGTTATTAATGGTAAAGTTGATGAAGAAGTAAAAACTGCTACAGTTGAGAAAGCAAAAGAATATATTGCTAGATTTGGCGGTTCTCTTACAAAAGTTGATGAATGGGGCAAAAGAAGACTTGCTTATGAAATCGATAAAGTTAGAGAAGGTTTTTATTTTTTCTTTACTTTCCAAGCTGATGCCGGTGTTCCAGCGGAACTTGAAAGAGAACTTCGCATTACGGAACCAGTATTAAGATTCTTAGTTACAAGAATAGAAGAATAA